From Virgibacillus ihumii, the proteins below share one genomic window:
- the sigK gene encoding RNA polymerase sporulation sigma factor SigK, with translation MSGILSVLALLIKEALFFVSYVKNHAFPQPLPPEDEKKYIEAMQNGSHEARNKLIEHNLRLVAHIVKKFENTGEDMEDLISIGTIGLIKGIESYSTDKGTKLATYAARCIENEILMHLRALKKVRKDVSLHDPIGQDKEGNEISLIDILEAENQNIIEYIQLNMEIDKMNEYLSILDTREKEVILYRYGLNNHNEMTQREIAQMLDISRSYVSRIEKRALMKVFHEYFRKERRG, from the coding sequence TTGTCGGGAATTTTGAGTGTCCTTGCTTTATTAATTAAAGAAGCATTATTTTTTGTGTCGTATGTAAAAAATCACGCTTTTCCTCAACCGCTCCCCCCTGAAGATGAAAAAAAGTATATCGAAGCGATGCAAAATGGAAGTCATGAAGCACGCAACAAATTGATCGAGCACAATTTAAGACTTGTCGCCCATATTGTCAAGAAGTTTGAAAATACCGGTGAGGACATGGAAGACTTAATTTCCATCGGCACCATTGGACTGATTAAAGGAATCGAAAGTTACTCAACGGACAAAGGAACAAAACTGGCGACCTACGCTGCACGTTGTATTGAAAATGAAATATTGATGCATTTACGCGCTTTAAAAAAAGTAAGGAAGGATGTTTCATTGCATGATCCGATTGGCCAGGATAAGGAAGGAAATGAGATCAGTCTCATTGATATTCTGGAAGCGGAAAACCAAAATATAATCGAATACATCCAATTAAATATGGAAATTGACAAAATGAATGAATACTTATCAATTTTGGATACCCGTGAGAAAGAGGTTATTCTTTACCGATACGGACTCAATAACCACAACGAAATGACACAGCGGGAAATCGCTCAGATGCTTGACATTTCCAGAAGTTATGTATCGCGTATTGAAAAAAGAGCGCTAATGAAAGTATTTCATGAATATTTCCGTAAAGAAAGAAGAGGTTAA
- the ruvX gene encoding Holliday junction resolvase RuvX, producing the protein MKIMGLDVGSKTIGVAVSDAFGWTAQGLTTIKWDEHDIHSADDELKQIIAKHDVEKAVVGLPKHMNGSIGDRGKASEVYAKHFEKVHDIPAVLWDERLTTMAAERVLLEADVSRKKRKKVIDKMAAVMILQGYLDQPQETR; encoded by the coding sequence ATGAAGATTATGGGTTTGGATGTCGGCTCCAAGACAATTGGTGTTGCTGTCAGTGATGCATTTGGCTGGACTGCCCAGGGTTTAACAACAATTAAATGGGATGAACACGATATTCATTCCGCAGATGATGAACTGAAGCAGATTATAGCAAAGCACGATGTTGAAAAAGCGGTTGTAGGGTTGCCCAAACATATGAACGGCAGCATTGGAGATCGTGGAAAAGCATCCGAAGTCTACGCCAAACATTTCGAAAAAGTTCATGATATCCCCGCAGTTCTATGGGATGAAAGGCTTACAACGATGGCTGCGGAACGTGTTCTGCTGGAAGCTGATGTGAGCAGGAAGAAACGGAAAAAAGTAATAGATAAAATGGCTGCTGTTATGATACTGCAAGGGTATCTTGATCAGCCCCAGGAAACGAGGTGA
- a CDS encoding IreB family regulatory phosphoprotein, with amino-acid sequence MSSTDKTMKFNFSEEPFDQDIKEILLTVHGALKEKGYNPINQIVGYLLSGDPAYIPRYNDARNLIRKIERDEVIEELVKFYLEEQRRKS; translated from the coding sequence ATGAGCTCTACTGACAAAACGATGAAGTTTAACTTTTCAGAAGAACCTTTTGATCAGGATATCAAGGAAATACTGCTGACCGTCCATGGTGCCCTTAAGGAAAAAGGTTATAATCCGATAAATCAGATTGTTGGCTATTTATTATCCGGTGATCCTGCCTATATACCGAGATATAATGATGCCAGAAATTTAATCCGTAAAATTGAACGTGATGAGGTTATTGAGGAATTGGTCAAGTTTTACCTTGAAGAACAGCGCAGGAAAAGCTGA
- the mnhG gene encoding monovalent cation/H(+) antiporter subunit G, with translation MLLLIETLISIILNLIIIFFLLFGVFFMLSSSIGIIRFPDVFTRLHAASKSATLGVVGILVGATLYLYINDGIVSGKLLLAIVFVFLTSPVSGHMIARAAHRKGIKPVLKHRRDEYEDAIQKHTKQH, from the coding sequence GTGTTATTATTGATCGAGACACTGATTAGCATCATTTTGAATTTAATCATCATCTTTTTCCTCTTATTCGGAGTATTTTTCATGCTATCCAGCTCAATCGGAATAATACGCTTTCCTGATGTGTTTACAAGGTTGCATGCGGCTTCTAAATCAGCAACACTTGGTGTGGTTGGCATTCTGGTTGGAGCTACACTCTATTTGTACATAAATGATGGTATTGTCAGCGGTAAATTATTACTGGCTATTGTATTTGTCTTTTTAACGTCACCGGTTTCCGGTCATATGATTGCACGTGCTGCGCATCGGAAAGGCATAAAACCGGTACTGAAGCACAGGCGGGATGAATACGAAGATGCAATCCAAAAACATACAAAGCAGCACTGA
- the greA gene encoding transcription elongation factor GreA, whose product MATEKSYYMTDEGKEKLENELHYLKTERRQEVVERIKVARSFGDLSENSEYDAAKDEQAFVETRISQVETMIRNAVIIENDNENPNIVSLGKSVTFKELPDGEEETYTIVGSAEADPFEGKISNDSPMAKSLLGHEIGTEVSVVTPGGDIQVEIVKVD is encoded by the coding sequence ATGGCTACAGAGAAAAGTTATTATATGACCGATGAGGGGAAAGAGAAACTCGAGAATGAATTGCACTATCTGAAAACAGAACGCAGACAGGAAGTAGTGGAAAGAATTAAAGTTGCCCGCAGTTTTGGTGACCTTTCCGAGAATTCCGAGTACGATGCAGCAAAGGACGAACAAGCATTTGTTGAAACACGTATTTCACAGGTAGAAACAATGATTCGCAATGCAGTCATTATTGAAAATGATAATGAGAATCCAAACATTGTGTCACTTGGCAAGTCAGTAACCTTCAAAGAACTTCCAGACGGTGAAGAAGAAACATATACGATAGTTGGAAGTGCAGAAGCAGATCCATTTGAGGGAAAGATATCGAATGATTCACCAATGGCTAAAAGTTTATTAGGTCACGAAATCGGAACAGAGGTTTCCGTAGTAACACCAGGTGGCGATATTCAGGTTGAAATTGTTAAAGTTGACTAA
- the mtnN gene encoding 5'-methylthioadenosine/S-adenosylhomocysteine nucleosidase produces MPIGIIGAMDEEIEMLKQQMTDRSEITVANCLFIEGKLFERDIVLLKSGIGKVNAAMAATIMHERYAPSHVINTGSAGGFADSLQVGDIVISSKVVHHDVDCTAFDYAYGQVPGMPAVYVPDKSLVMKTSDAIKELGVRYTEGIIATGDSFMSDSSRVAFVKERFPAMIAGEMEAAAIAQVCYQYGSPFVIIRALSDIAGKDSSVSFDAFLETAAENAAKLIMKVIPAI; encoded by the coding sequence ATGCCAATTGGAATTATTGGTGCGATGGATGAGGAAATAGAGATGTTAAAGCAGCAGATGACAGACAGAAGCGAAATAACTGTAGCCAACTGTCTGTTTATTGAAGGTAAACTTTTTGAAAGGGATATCGTTTTGCTTAAATCGGGTATCGGAAAAGTGAATGCGGCAATGGCTGCAACTATAATGCACGAAAGATATGCGCCCTCACATGTTATAAATACCGGATCAGCAGGCGGATTTGCAGATTCGCTTCAGGTTGGTGATATTGTCATATCCTCAAAAGTTGTTCATCATGATGTGGATTGTACAGCATTCGACTATGCTTATGGACAGGTACCAGGTATGCCTGCAGTGTATGTACCGGACAAATCATTGGTAATGAAAACTTCGGATGCAATTAAAGAATTGGGAGTGCGATATACAGAGGGAATTATTGCAACTGGTGATTCCTTTATGTCCGATTCTTCCAGGGTCGCATTTGTAAAAGAACGATTCCCTGCGATGATTGCCGGTGAAATGGAGGCTGCTGCTATTGCACAGGTTTGTTATCAATACGGAAGTCCTTTTGTAATCATTCGTGCGTTGAGTGATATCGCCGGAAAAGATTCATCCGTTTCCTTTGATGCATTTTTGGAAACTGCGGCAGAAAATGCTGCCAAACTGATTATGAAGGTCATACCAGCTATATAA
- a CDS encoding DUF1292 domain-containing protein, with protein MPLDEKERIIIPDENGEEHLFEVLFSFDVDQTEQSYIAVVPVEQKDDDEVEVYAFRYEEKENDDNDLSLFAIESDEEWEMVEEMLNTLADEEDQDQ; from the coding sequence ATGCCACTGGATGAAAAGGAACGAATTATCATTCCCGATGAAAATGGGGAAGAGCATCTTTTTGAAGTATTGTTTTCATTTGATGTTGACCAGACGGAACAATCCTATATTGCTGTGGTGCCCGTTGAGCAGAAGGATGATGATGAAGTTGAAGTGTATGCTTTCCGTTATGAAGAAAAAGAAAACGATGACAATGATCTTTCACTATTTGCCATAGAGTCGGACGAAGAATGGGAAATGGTGGAGGAAATGTTAAACACATTGGCCGATGAAGAAGACCAGGATCAGTAA
- a CDS encoding YrrS family protein, with protein sequence MSENQKNSRVGKFDKRRKNTKSLTIFTILGSVLLVVFIALLVVGGDNEEMAEGSGTNQSEGEQSNHNGKANSDEKQESSSGSSGDSDEQLEDAQQKNDSNNEERQKVKPSDDNVVKAYTGNWQPVGTEQTGPHTINYNEGSQDRIEMRKAISTATDLNSENLIMWWISRNGDQKVVVTTSDANETNTYRVYLTWVKNEGWKPTKVEELKENDQKYRFE encoded by the coding sequence ATGTCTGAAAACCAGAAAAATTCACGGGTTGGCAAATTTGATAAGCGGAGAAAAAATACAAAATCACTGACTATTTTCACGATACTTGGAAGTGTGCTTCTGGTCGTCTTTATAGCACTGCTGGTAGTTGGTGGCGATAATGAAGAGATGGCAGAAGGGAGCGGAACAAATCAGTCCGAGGGTGAACAAAGTAATCATAACGGTAAAGCAAATTCTGACGAGAAGCAGGAAAGCAGCTCCGGGAGTTCCGGTGATAGTGATGAACAATTAGAGGATGCGCAGCAAAAAAATGATAGCAACAACGAAGAAAGACAAAAAGTGAAACCTTCAGACGATAATGTGGTCAAAGCATATACGGGTAATTGGCAGCCGGTGGGAACGGAACAGACTGGCCCGCATACGATTAACTATAATGAAGGATCACAGGATCGGATTGAAATGAGAAAAGCAATATCAACAGCAACCGATTTAAACAGTGAAAACCTGATAATGTGGTGGATTTCCAGAAATGGTGATCAAAAGGTAGTAGTGACCACTTCTGATGCAAATGAAACGAATACCTACCGTGTATATTTGACATGGGTTAAAAATGAGGGCTGGAAACCAACAAAGGTGGAAGAACTTAAAGAAAATGATCAGAAGTACAGATTTGAATAA
- the udk gene encoding uridine kinase yields the protein MSEKPVVIGVAGGSGSGKTTVTRSICQRFADKTILVIEQDYYYKDQSHLPFEERLNTNYDHPLAFDNDLLISHLHDLMNQKSIKKPVYDYKVHTRSNEVIPVEPKEVIILEGILILEDPRLVDLMDIKVFVDTDSDVRIIRRLLRDIKERGRTLDSVIDQYVNNVRPSHLQFVEPTKRYADIIIPEGGQNHVAIDIMATKIENILTKNRQNKE from the coding sequence ATGTCTGAAAAACCTGTTGTTATAGGAGTTGCAGGCGGAAGCGGGAGCGGAAAAACAACTGTCACCCGTTCTATCTGTCAGCGTTTTGCTGATAAGACAATCCTTGTTATTGAACAGGATTATTATTATAAAGATCAGAGTCATCTTCCTTTTGAAGAGAGACTGAACACAAACTACGACCATCCGTTGGCATTTGATAACGATTTGCTGATCAGTCACTTGCATGATTTAATGAATCAAAAATCAATTAAGAAACCTGTTTACGATTATAAAGTTCATACACGTTCCAATGAGGTTATTCCGGTAGAACCAAAAGAAGTCATTATTTTGGAAGGAATTTTGATACTGGAGGATCCACGTCTGGTTGATTTGATGGATATCAAGGTGTTTGTGGATACTGACTCTGACGTTCGTATTATTAGACGGTTACTAAGGGATATTAAAGAACGTGGAAGAACACTTGATTCGGTAATCGATCAATATGTGAATAATGTACGTCCAAGCCATTTGCAGTTTGTCGAGCCAACGAAGCGTTATGCGGATATCATTATTCCGGAAGGCGGTCAAAACCATGTCGCAATTGATATAATGGCAACGAAAATTGAAAATATCCTAACTAAAAACCGACAAAATAAAGAATGA
- the mltG gene encoding endolytic transglycosylase MltG yields MSKDKKPRKYRDNLKLRSEESRLVRKIVMLIIVAVILILVVGGISGYMYIKSALQPVNPDSEEKVKVEIPMGSSTSDIASILEENGIIKDGRVFRFYIKFNNESNFQAGNYTFSPSMEIDEIITSLKKGKVMQEPLLRITIPEGQTIKEMAKIYSKKLSFSKKDFLNKVNDRDYIESLIDRYPAVLTKDILNPDIRTPLEGYLYAATYNFYTKSPSVESVVERMLEKTVTVVTPYLNEISEQDLTVHEAMTMASLVQKEASSVKQRKKIAGVFYNRLDKGMPLQTDPTVLYALGGHKEKVLYKDLKIESPYNTYHVDTLPVGPISNFAESSLKATVNPEKSDFLYFLHDDKGNIHYAETLKKHRQNKKKYIN; encoded by the coding sequence ATGAGCAAGGATAAAAAGCCACGGAAATACAGAGACAACCTAAAATTGCGCAGTGAAGAATCCCGGCTTGTCCGTAAAATTGTAATGCTCATTATTGTGGCAGTAATCCTTATTCTGGTTGTTGGTGGTATATCAGGTTATATGTACATTAAATCAGCTTTGCAGCCAGTTAACCCTGACAGTGAAGAAAAAGTAAAAGTGGAAATACCGATGGGTTCCTCAACTTCTGATATTGCATCGATATTGGAGGAAAACGGAATTATTAAAGATGGTCGGGTTTTTCGATTTTATATTAAATTTAATAATGAATCTAACTTTCAGGCTGGTAATTATACGTTTTCACCTTCAATGGAAATTGATGAGATCATAACATCGCTTAAGAAAGGCAAGGTTATGCAAGAGCCACTGTTGCGGATAACAATCCCGGAGGGTCAAACAATTAAAGAAATGGCAAAAATTTATTCAAAAAAATTGTCATTTAGCAAAAAAGATTTTTTAAATAAAGTAAATGATCGTGATTATATTGAATCATTAATTGACAGATATCCTGCAGTTTTGACAAAAGATATACTGAACCCGGATATCAGAACCCCACTGGAAGGCTATCTTTATGCTGCAACTTACAATTTTTATACAAAAAGTCCAAGTGTTGAATCAGTCGTAGAACGTATGCTGGAGAAAACAGTAACTGTTGTAACGCCATACCTGAATGAGATTTCAGAACAGGATTTGACTGTGCATGAAGCAATGACGATGGCTTCGCTGGTTCAAAAAGAGGCAAGCTCTGTTAAACAACGTAAAAAAATCGCTGGTGTATTTTATAATCGACTTGATAAAGGCATGCCGCTTCAAACGGATCCAACCGTTTTATACGCGTTAGGCGGACATAAAGAAAAAGTATTATATAAGGATCTTAAAATTGAATCGCCATATAATACTTATCATGTTGATACATTACCGGTTGGACCGATCTCCAATTTTGCCGAAAGTTCATTGAAAGCAACAGTGAATCCTGAAAAGTCAGATTTTCTTTACTTTTTGCATGATGACAAAGGGAATATCCATTACGCAGAGACACTTAAAAAGCACAGGCAAAATAAAAAGAAATATATTAATTAG
- a CDS encoding O-methyltransferase, whose amino-acid sequence MEEKLDQYLQKMLLPADEWVRDLAAEAKADRVPIMDPVGMNFVMQLIRLTKPQRILEVGTAIGYSAMRMVEANPYASIITIEHDKVRYNQAFNNIHKMEMEHNIEVIHGDASEVIPTLAAEESFDMVFIDAAKGQYKRFFELAAPLLSDNGFILSDNVLFKGYVADEEKEHPRFQKIARKLRDYNDWLIQHPNFITSIVPIGDGVAISYKSNGKELKDYV is encoded by the coding sequence ATGGAGGAAAAACTGGATCAATATTTACAGAAAATGCTACTGCCTGCAGATGAGTGGGTTCGTGATCTTGCAGCAGAGGCTAAAGCAGACCGTGTTCCCATTATGGATCCGGTCGGAATGAATTTCGTGATGCAGCTTATCCGTTTAACCAAACCGCAACGAATTTTGGAAGTGGGTACCGCCATCGGGTATTCAGCAATGCGGATGGTTGAGGCAAATCCGTATGCTTCTATCATAACCATTGAACATGATAAAGTTCGTTACAACCAAGCGTTTAACAATATTCATAAAATGGAAATGGAGCACAACATTGAGGTTATCCATGGCGATGCATCTGAGGTTATTCCAACATTAGCAGCAGAAGAATCCTTTGATATGGTATTTATTGATGCAGCAAAGGGTCAATATAAACGTTTTTTTGAATTGGCTGCACCACTTCTTTCTGATAATGGATTCATACTTTCAGATAATGTATTGTTTAAAGGATACGTAGCAGATGAAGAAAAAGAGCATCCAAGATTTCAAAAAATAGCCCGGAAGCTTCGGGACTACAACGACTGGCTGATCCAACATCCGAATTTTATTACATCTATTGTTCCAATTGGTGACGGTGTAGCAATCAGTTATAAAAGTAATGGAAAGGAACTGAAAGATTATGTCTGA